In Nitrospirota bacterium, the DNA window TTCTTCTATAAAAAGGGCAGTAGAGCTTGTCAGGGCAGATGTGGCTGATGCAGTGGTTTCTGCCGGACACTCAGGGATTGCAATGGCTATTTCACTCCTTCTGCTTGGAAAATCGAGAGGTGTTGACAGACCTGCAATAGCCACGGTCATGCCTTCGTATAAAAAACCCTTTGTGCTCATAGATGCAGGTGCCAATGTAGACTGTAAGGCAGACAACCTTCTTCAGTTTGCCCTTATGGCTCATGCATATGCAAGACTTATCCTCGATAGGCCTAACCCTAAGATTGCACTTCTTTCCATAGGAGAGGAATCGATAAAAGGCAATGAGCTTACAAAAGAAGCATTCAAGCTTCTTGAAACTGCAAAGATAAACTTTGTTGGTAATATAGAAGGCAAGGATATATTCATGGGAAATGCGGATGTCGTTGTCTGCGACGGCTTTATAGGGAATGTCTTTCTTAAGACCTCCGAGGGCTTGGCAGAGGTAACGATAAAGATGCTCAAAAGGGAGATTGCCAGTATGATAACGGGAAAGTTGGGTTATCTGTTTTTAAGGCCTGCGTTAAAGAAGTTTAAAAAACAAACCGATTACGCTGAGTATGGCGGTGCACCCCTTTTAGGTATAAACGGCACATGCATCATATGTCATGGACGCTCCACGACCAAGGCAATAAAGAATGCAATTAAAGTGGCAGAGGAGTTTTCGAAAAAGAAAGTTCACGAGGCTATTGCCGAAGAAATACAGGAGATGCATCCAATGGAGAAAACGGTTGTTGCGCTCTAAGATTATCGGAACCGGTTCTTATGCCCCTCAGAGAATCCTCACGAATCATGACCTCGAAAAAATGGTTGATACCTCCGATGAATGGATTCTGGAAAGAACTGGTATCAGGGAAAGAAGGATTGCCGGCGATGAAGAAGCCGCATCTGACCTTGCATATAAGGCATCCATTAAGGCATTGGAGGCATCGGGCATTAAGCCTTCACAGATAGACCTCATAATCGTTGCAACCGTTACAGGCGATATGCTGTTTCCATCCACTGCCTGCGTGCTTCAGGATAAGTTAGGTGCAAGCAATGCAGCAGGCTTTGATATAAACGCCGCATGCTCGGGGTTTATATACGGACTTTCTATAGCAGATAGCATTATAAAGACAGGCAGTCGAAAAAAGATACTTCTGGTTGGCACAGAGATGCTTTCGAGGTTCACGGACTGGCAGGACAGGACAACCTGTGTGCTCTTTGGAGATGGTGCAGGTGCAGTGCTTATTAGCGCAACAGAGGAAGACAGGGGAATAATCTCTACACACATATATTCTAATGGAAAACTGAGGGACCTCCTTATGCTACCAGCAGGTGGCTCGAGGAGACCTGCCTCTGAAGATACACTAAAGGATAAAGGCCACTTCATCAAGATGAAAGGCAATGAGACATTCAAGTTTGCTGTCAAGGCACTGGAGAGCCTTGTTGTGGATACGCTTAAAGAAAACAAGCTTAAGCCTTCTCAGATTACCCTTCTCATACCGCATCAGGCAAACCTGAGGATAATACAGGCAACTGCAAAAAGGCTTGGACTTCCAATGGAAAAGGTGCTTGTCAACATAGACAGATACGGCAATACATCTGCGGCATCTGTGCCCATGGCTTTGGATGAGGCAGTTAGAGGAGGCAGGGTTAGGGAAGGAGACTA includes these proteins:
- the plsX gene encoding phosphate acyltransferase PlsX, with product MRIALDAMGGDHAPQVTVQGALEAVDECPDINVILVGNEKALLRELSSKKYPKANITIRHASEFISMDEPFSSLRRKKDSSIKRAVELVRADVADAVVSAGHSGIAMAISLLLLGKSRGVDRPAIATVMPSYKKPFVLIDAGANVDCKADNLLQFALMAHAYARLILDRPNPKIALLSIGEESIKGNELTKEAFKLLETAKINFVGNIEGKDIFMGNADVVVCDGFIGNVFLKTSEGLAEVTIKMLKREIASMITGKLGYLFLRPALKKFKKQTDYAEYGGAPLLGINGTCIICHGRSTTKAIKNAIKVAEEFSKKKVHEAIAEEIQEMHPMEKTVVAL
- a CDS encoding ketoacyl-ACP synthase III, with the protein product MRSKIIGTGSYAPQRILTNHDLEKMVDTSDEWILERTGIRERRIAGDEEAASDLAYKASIKALEASGIKPSQIDLIIVATVTGDMLFPSTACVLQDKLGASNAAGFDINAACSGFIYGLSIADSIIKTGSRKKILLVGTEMLSRFTDWQDRTTCVLFGDGAGAVLISATEEDRGIISTHIYSNGKLRDLLMLPAGGSRRPASEDTLKDKGHFIKMKGNETFKFAVKALESLVVDTLKENKLKPSQITLLIPHQANLRIIQATAKRLGLPMEKVLVNIDRYGNTSAASVPMALDEAVRGGRVREGDYILLEAFGGGLTWASALIKW